Proteins from a genomic interval of Corythoichthys intestinalis isolate RoL2023-P3 chromosome 3, ASM3026506v1, whole genome shotgun sequence:
- the cfap77 gene encoding cilia- and flagella-associated protein 77 produces the protein MTSTGVGAAAENTRNVRNRSAIPSLPLGEGVKLCKEGGVAEVLSRWRIHSQEDPRTPRRPPITDFVALNTEAIKSGHRTAKQFRDYKAQLGAANTLPTPKTPRGRASQRPQIPDITFGMKNRASSPIFDILAHEYGRRWVQENIKTRSEYERRHTVKFPPFAHTRASILRTNAAPPLVTVHPHTRTRYAQIGPALDTCRKHISSTI, from the exons ATGACCTCAACTGGAGTGGGCGCGGCCGCCGAGAACACGCGGAATGTCAGG AATCGTTCGGCGATTCCATCTTTGCCTCTAGGAGAAGGAGTCAAGTTGTGTAAAGAAGGGGGCGTGGCTGAAG TGTTGTCTAGATGGCGAATCCATTCCCAAGAGGACCCCCGGACCCCCCGTCGCCCGCCCATCACCGACTTTGTGGCCCTCAACACAGAAGCGATCAAATCCGGTCACCGGACGGCCAAACAATTTAGGGATTACAAAGCACAATTGGGTGCGGCCAATACTCTCCCTACCCCCAAGACGCCGAGGGGCAGGGCTTCGCAACGGCCGCAAATTCCCGACATCACCTTTGGGATGAAGAACAG gGCGTCGTctccaatttttgacattttggcaCACGAGTATGGCCGACGCTGGGTACAGGAAAACATTAAAACTCGCAGCGAGTACGAGAGACGCCACACG GTCAAGTTTCCGCCCTTCGCCCACACGCGCGCTTCTATACTCCGCACCAATGCCGCACCTCCGCTCGTCACCGTCCatccacacacacgcacccgaTACGCGCAG ATTGGCCCCGCCCTGGACACCTGCAGAAAACATATTTCAAGCACCATATAA